The following coding sequences are from one Dehalococcoidia bacterium window:
- the coxB gene encoding cytochrome c oxidase subunit II translates to MASRTRLLRRYLASASLLLTVIATTACWGTNPQDTLAPRGPVARDQKALFYPAFWIAVVVFFVVEGLLVYAVIRFRHRRGDPDDRLVKQVHGNTRIEIAWTIAPTLLLALLAIPTVATVYNLEPKRTADSIQVNVVGHQWWWEFQYTDYPDPNTPSKFVTTANELHVPVGRRVNITLKSVDVIHAFFVPSLAGQLDAVPGHNNQMWLQADHAGEYLGQCTQFCGSSHAFMRFRVIADDDFNGWLTSQQAPPVAPTAATQAGARLFATQTFSNPGHKAGACYGCHAINTVSQGNVGPNLTHFASRGTFAGASLDRTPENIARWLRDPQSVKPDAIMPNLGLSDQEIADLVAYLESLK, encoded by the coding sequence ATGGCATCGCGGACTCGCCTGCTGCGGCGCTACCTCGCCAGCGCTTCGTTGCTGCTCACGGTGATCGCCACGACCGCCTGCTGGGGCACAAATCCCCAGGATACGCTGGCGCCGCGCGGGCCGGTGGCGCGCGACCAGAAGGCGCTCTTCTACCCGGCGTTCTGGATCGCCGTCGTCGTCTTCTTCGTCGTCGAGGGCCTGCTGGTCTACGCGGTGATCCGCTTCCGCCACCGCCGCGGCGATCCCGATGATCGTCTGGTCAAGCAGGTCCACGGCAACACGCGCATCGAAATCGCCTGGACGATTGCGCCGACCCTGCTGCTCGCCCTGCTCGCAATCCCCACGGTCGCCACGGTCTACAACCTGGAGCCGAAGCGGACGGCCGACTCGATCCAGGTGAACGTCGTCGGCCACCAGTGGTGGTGGGAGTTCCAGTACACCGACTACCCCGACCCCAACACGCCGTCGAAGTTTGTCACCACCGCCAACGAGTTGCACGTGCCGGTCGGCCGCCGCGTCAACATCACGCTGAAGTCGGTGGACGTGATCCACGCCTTCTTCGTACCCTCGCTCGCCGGCCAGCTCGACGCGGTGCCGGGCCACAACAACCAGATGTGGCTGCAGGCCGACCACGCGGGTGAGTACCTCGGTCAGTGCACGCAGTTCTGCGGCTCGTCGCACGCGTTCATGCGTTTCAGGGTGATCGCCGACGATGACTTCAACGGCTGGCTGACGAGCCAGCAGGCGCCGCCGGTGGCGCCCACGGCCGCGACGCAGGCCGGAGCCAGGCTCTTCGCGACGCAGACGTTCAGCAATCCCGGACACAAAGCCGGCGCCTGCTACGGTTGCCACGCGATCAACACCGTGAGCCAGGGCAACGTAGGACCGAACCTGACCCACTTCGCCAGCCGCGGCACTTTCGCCGGAGCGAGTCTGGATCGCACCCCGGAGAACATCGCCAGGTGGCTCCGCGATCCGCAGTCTGTTAAGCCGGACGCGATCATGCCCAACCTTGGCCTCAGCGACCAGGAGATTGCCGACCTCGTCGCGTATCTTGAAAGCCTGAAGTAA
- a CDS encoding copper resistance protein CopC, which produces MNRLRIVCACSAALIALTASAGLAAAIFDHAAPGPEQVLQAGPAEVDIYTKRPTSPQPDGTQLIVQDGDGRRVDRGDAAVDPADHSHFRASLQPNLAPGRYVVTFKTLEEAGFDPDGGQFAFYVGRQPTAADRAADSLLTLTLPGDGTNISGYKRGIVEGLLTAVVIIPVAGWYVWRRRRKAAGGDPLLPGAKDG; this is translated from the coding sequence ATGAACCGCCTGCGAATCGTTTGCGCCTGTTCCGCCGCGCTGATCGCGCTCACCGCGAGCGCCGGCCTGGCCGCGGCAATCTTCGATCACGCCGCCCCCGGCCCGGAGCAGGTGTTGCAGGCCGGCCCAGCCGAAGTCGATATCTACACGAAGCGCCCCACCAGTCCGCAGCCGGACGGCACGCAGCTGATCGTGCAAGACGGAGATGGCCGGCGCGTGGACCGGGGCGATGCGGCCGTCGATCCGGCCGACCACAGTCACTTCCGTGCTTCGCTGCAGCCGAACCTGGCGCCGGGTCGCTACGTTGTCACCTTCAAGACGCTGGAGGAGGCGGGCTTCGATCCCGATGGCGGCCAGTTCGCCTTTTACGTCGGCCGTCAGCCGACCGCGGCCGACCGCGCCGCCGATTCGTTGCTGACGCTTACGCTTCCCGGCGACGGCACCAATATCTCCGGCTACAAGCGCGGCATCGTCGAGGGACTGCTCACCGCAGTGGTGATCATCCCCGTCGCCGGCTGGTACGTGTGGCGCCGCCGGCGCAAGGCCGCGGGGGGCGATCCGTTGCTGCCGGGCGCGAAGGACGGCTGA
- a CDS encoding MBL fold metallo-hydrolase gives MQIIEGVYQLVTPFPKVSYAEAKEYRSDLGRKPRWIKSLPYVLPYLVRSGSDTALIDNGWNTDAAYDALCDGMAEHGARPRDLRQLIVTHVHPDHFGLTGRLADESGGRVLMHEKEAEVIQSRYLQPQPLINQMEGWMERHGVPRLTAPDMARGSMGMLDKVSARQPDVSLVGGERLKVGDFELEVIWTPGHAPGHICLYEPNRKLLMSGDHVLPTITPNVSRHAQTSGNPLSDYIKSLDTVAALDVEILLPAHEFDTRDLKGRIAEIRHHHDERLAEMERCVGDGATAWEVASRVRWTTGMLADFEPFMQRSAVGETLAHLEYLQELGRLEMHDSGEEGGVITWTRT, from the coding sequence GTGCAGATTATTGAAGGGGTTTACCAGCTCGTCACGCCGTTTCCGAAGGTCAGCTACGCTGAGGCGAAGGAGTACCGCAGCGACCTCGGCCGCAAGCCGCGCTGGATCAAGTCGTTGCCCTACGTCCTGCCCTACCTGGTGCGCAGCGGCAGTGATACGGCGCTGATCGATAACGGCTGGAACACCGACGCTGCCTATGACGCCCTGTGCGACGGCATGGCCGAGCACGGCGCCCGCCCGCGCGACCTGCGGCAGTTGATCGTCACCCACGTGCACCCGGATCATTTCGGCCTGACCGGGCGGCTGGCCGACGAATCCGGCGGCCGCGTGCTGATGCACGAGAAGGAGGCCGAGGTCATCCAGAGCCGCTACCTGCAGCCGCAGCCGCTGATCAACCAGATGGAGGGCTGGATGGAGCGCCACGGCGTGCCGCGGCTGACGGCGCCGGACATGGCGCGCGGCTCGATGGGCATGCTGGACAAGGTCTCGGCCCGGCAGCCCGATGTCTCGCTGGTCGGCGGTGAACGGCTGAAGGTCGGCGACTTCGAGCTCGAAGTCATCTGGACGCCGGGCCACGCGCCGGGGCACATCTGCCTCTACGAGCCGAACCGCAAGTTGCTGATGAGCGGTGACCACGTTCTGCCCACAATCACGCCCAACGTTTCACGCCACGCGCAGACCAGCGGCAATCCGCTCTCCGACTACATCAAGTCACTGGACACCGTTGCTGCGCTGGACGTCGAGATCCTGCTGCCCGCGCACGAGTTCGATACCCGCGACCTCAAGGGGCGCATCGCCGAGATCCGCCACCACCACGACGAGCGGCTGGCGGAGATGGAGCGCTGCGTCGGAGATGGCGCTACCGCCTGGGAAGTCGCCTCGCGCGTGCGGTGGACGACCGGGATGCTGGCCGACTTTGAGCCCTTCATGCAGCGCTCGGCGGTGGGCGAGACCCTCGCCCACCTGGAATATCTACAGGAACTGGGGCGGCTGGAGATGCACGATTCCGGCGAAGAAGGCGGGGTCATTACCTGGACGCGGACGTAG
- a CDS encoding SCO family protein: protein MFGGERWLFVLSAALALVASAACAGGAKLSGTPLHESAAPDFALHTPDGRSFHLSDLRGKTVVLTFLYTHCPDVCPAIAGRLALANQQLGKRAAKVAFVSVSVDPEGDTPASVDAFTQEHGLAALGDRWRYAIGSRLDLAPVWQAYGIGASPQPAALATLRPDPNGPPIIDHNAVLYLIDAQGRERTVLDQDVTVATLVGDLRQLTE from the coding sequence ATGTTCGGCGGAGAGCGATGGCTTTTCGTACTCTCGGCGGCGTTGGCGCTGGTGGCCAGCGCCGCCTGCGCGGGCGGGGCGAAGCTGAGCGGCACGCCGCTGCACGAGTCCGCGGCGCCGGACTTCGCCCTGCACACGCCGGACGGGCGGAGTTTTCACCTGAGTGACTTGCGCGGCAAGACCGTCGTGCTCACCTTCCTGTACACCCACTGTCCGGACGTCTGTCCGGCCATCGCCGGCCGGCTGGCGCTGGCGAATCAGCAACTCGGCAAGCGCGCCGCTAAGGTTGCCTTTGTCTCGGTCAGCGTCGATCCGGAGGGGGACACGCCGGCGAGCGTCGACGCCTTCACACAGGAGCACGGCCTCGCCGCGCTGGGCGACCGCTGGCGCTACGCAATCGGCTCGCGCCTCGATCTTGCGCCGGTTTGGCAAGCGTATGGGATCGGCGCCAGCCCGCAGCCCGCCGCCCTCGCCACCTTGCGCCCCGACCCCAATGGCCCGCCGATTATCGACCATAACGCGGTGCTGTACCTGATCGACGCGCAGGGGCGGGAGCGCACGGTGTTGGACCAGGACGTGACGGTAGCAACGCTGGTAGGCGATCTCCGCCAGCTCACCGAATAA
- a CDS encoding TlpA disulfide reductase family protein: protein MSASRHAGQRGRPHAGGPAGAMLGLLCLALLGCGRKATPSTAPIVASGPGAPVVGKAAPDFVLRATDGRRISLADQRGSVVLVNFWATWCGPCKRELPAINAVQRKLGPRGFTALGVDYADQDDAVERFAAAQKLDFPLLEDSIGGTASVYRLLGVPTSYLLDSGGVLRAIHAGPYTERELTRAVSAILSAEGH from the coding sequence ATGAGCGCGAGTCGGCACGCCGGGCAGCGCGGGCGGCCGCACGCCGGCGGGCCGGCCGGCGCCATGCTCGGTCTGCTCTGCCTGGCGCTGTTGGGTTGTGGCAGGAAGGCAACACCGTCGACGGCGCCGATCGTGGCCTCGGGCCCTGGCGCCCCGGTCGTGGGCAAGGCGGCGCCGGATTTCGTACTGCGCGCAACCGACGGCCGGCGCATCAGCCTGGCGGACCAGCGGGGCAGTGTGGTGTTGGTCAACTTCTGGGCGACGTGGTGCGGACCATGTAAGCGCGAGCTGCCCGCGATCAACGCGGTGCAGCGCAAGCTCGGTCCGCGCGGCTTCACGGCATTGGGCGTCGATTACGCCGACCAGGACGACGCGGTGGAGCGCTTCGCGGCGGCCCAGAAGCTGGACTTTCCCCTGCTCGAAGACAGCATCGGCGGCACCGCGAGCGTCTACCGCCTGCTTGGCGTGCCCACGAGCTACCTGCTCGACTCTGGCGGTGTTCTGCGCGCGATTCATGCCGGGCCCTACACGGAGCGAGAGCTGACGAGGGCGGTCAGCGCCATTTTGAGCGCCGAGGGACACTAA